GCCCTCCACAGATACCGCGCCGCTGCACACGTCCCGCGTATGATCATACTCGCTGATGGCGAGGGTGAGCTGGAGCCTGCTCATCGGTTCTCCTCCACGGGGCCTCGAATGGTTCCTTGCTATGGAACGGATGCGTCGCTTCCGAGAACGGCTTTGAGCCGTACGGCCAACCCGTCGGCCGCGCCGTCCCTCGAGGTGCCGACTCGGGTGGCGGCGACACCAAGGTACCGATGGATGACGTCGGGGGTGCCCAGCAGGTCCTTCCCGGTCCCCGACAACACGACCCGTCCGGTCTCCAGCACGTAGCCGCGATCGGCGATGGCGAGGCTGAGCCGCGCGTTCTGCTCGACGAGCAGGAGGCCGACGCCGGCCTGGCGCAGGCGGCGGAGCACGTCGAAGATTTCCGCGACCAGCACGGGGGCGAGACCGAGGGAAGGCTCGTCCAGCAGCAAGAGCCGCGGCGCCGCCATCAGCCCTCGCGCAATCGCCAGCATCTGCTGCTGACCACCGGAGAGCAGGGAGGCCTCCTCCGCCAGCCGGTCCGACAAGGACGGAAAGATCCGGCAGACCTCATCGATTCTTGATGTGACCTCATCCGGCCCGAGCTGCCGCAGGTGGCAGTACGCCCCGAGCCGCAGGTTGTCGGCAACGCTCAGGCGTCCGAAGATCTGGCGTCCTTCGGGCACGTGGGCGACCCCCAGCCGGACGATCCGGGCGGGCGGGACGCCGGCGATGGACCCCCCGTCCAGCCGAATCGTTCCCGAGGTTCGGCGGACCAGCCCCGAGATGCACTTGAGCAGGGTCGATTTGCCCGCCCCGTTGGCGCCCACGAGAGCGACGAGCTCCCCCGGGGCCACATCCAGATCCACACCTCTCAGGACTTCGACGTCGCCGTAGCCGGCGTGGAGTCCCCGCACCTCCAACATCAGATGGTCTGCCATCAGACCGTCTCCGCGACACGACCCAGGTACGCGTCGATGACGCGCGGGTTGGCCTGCACGACGGTGGGCGAGCCCGTGGCGATCACCCTACCGAGATCGAGCACGATGACCTCGTCGGCGATCCCCATGACGAGCGACATGTTATGCTCCACGACCATGAGCGTCACTCCGGCGGCCCGGACGGCAAGAAGCAACCGCGCGAGTTCGGCCGTCTCGACGTCGTTGAGGCCCGCGGCCGGCTCGTCCAGCAACAACAGCCGTGGCGACGCCATGAGGGCCCGGACCACATCG
This is a stretch of genomic DNA from bacterium. It encodes these proteins:
- a CDS encoding ABC transporter ATP-binding protein, with the translated sequence MADHLMLEVRGLHAGYGDVEVLRGVDLDVAPGELVALVGANGAGKSTLLKCISGLVRRTSGTIRLDGGSIAGVPPARIVRLGVAHVPEGRQIFGRLSVADNLRLGAYCHLRQLGPDEVTSRIDEVCRIFPSLSDRLAEEASLLSGGQQQMLAIARGLMAAPRLLLLDEPSLGLAPVLVAEIFDVLRRLRQAGVGLLLVEQNARLSLAIADRGYVLETGRVVLSGTGKDLLGTPDVIHRYLGVAATRVGTSRDGAADGLAVRLKAVLGSDASVP